A single window of Streptomyces cathayae DNA harbors:
- a CDS encoding AMP-binding protein gives MTTATEEFRRARDFLLEHRDDYATAYEGFRWPRPERFNWALDWFDVIADGNDRTALHLVEEDGERTALSFAELARRSDQAANWLRRQGVRAEDRVLVMLGNQAELWETALAAMKLRAVVIPATPLLGPADLRDRVDRGRVRHVIARAADTAKFDEVPGDYTRVAVGAGAGDAWLPYEDVHGAAEHFAPDGPTLADDPLMLYFTSGTTARPKLVEHTHTTYPVGHLATMYWIGLKPGDVHLNISSPGWAKHAWSNLFAPWNAEATVFLYNYARFDAVRLMAEMDRAGVTTFCAPPTVWRMLIQADLTRLHTPPRELVAAGEPLNPEIIEQIRRAWHVTIRDGFGQTETAVQISNSPGQPLKTGSMGRPSPGYRVALLDPVSGAPAAEGEIALDLSDRPVGLMTGYHGDPDRTAEAMAGGYYRTGDIGARDEDGYITYIGRADDVFKASDYKISPFELESALLEHEAVAEAAVVPAPDALRLAVPKAYIVLAEGRRPGPDTAKELFEHSRKVLVPYQRIRRLEFGELPKTVSGKIRRIELREATAAGSDAEYREEDFR, from the coding sequence CGGTTCAACTGGGCGCTCGACTGGTTCGACGTGATCGCGGACGGCAACGACCGCACCGCGCTGCACCTCGTCGAGGAGGACGGCGAGCGGACCGCACTGTCCTTCGCCGAACTGGCCCGCCGCTCCGACCAGGCCGCGAACTGGCTGCGCCGGCAGGGCGTACGCGCCGAGGACCGGGTGCTGGTCATGCTCGGCAACCAGGCCGAACTCTGGGAGACCGCGCTCGCCGCGATGAAACTGCGCGCCGTGGTCATCCCCGCCACCCCGCTGCTCGGCCCCGCCGACCTGCGCGACCGCGTCGACCGGGGCCGCGTCCGGCACGTGATCGCCCGCGCCGCCGACACGGCGAAGTTCGACGAGGTGCCCGGCGACTACACCCGGGTCGCGGTCGGCGCGGGAGCGGGGGACGCCTGGCTGCCGTACGAGGACGTCCACGGCGCCGCCGAGCACTTCGCACCCGACGGTCCCACCCTCGCCGACGACCCGCTGATGCTGTACTTCACCTCGGGCACCACCGCCCGGCCCAAACTCGTCGAGCACACCCACACCACGTACCCCGTCGGGCATCTGGCCACCATGTACTGGATCGGGCTGAAACCCGGCGACGTGCACCTGAACATCTCCTCACCCGGCTGGGCCAAGCACGCCTGGTCCAACCTCTTCGCCCCGTGGAACGCCGAGGCGACCGTCTTCCTGTACAACTACGCACGCTTCGACGCCGTGCGGCTGATGGCCGAGATGGACAGGGCCGGCGTCACCACCTTCTGCGCGCCGCCGACCGTGTGGCGCATGCTCATCCAGGCCGACCTCACCCGGCTGCACACCCCGCCGCGCGAGCTCGTCGCCGCCGGTGAGCCGCTCAACCCCGAGATCATCGAGCAGATCCGGCGCGCCTGGCACGTGACGATCCGTGACGGCTTCGGCCAGACCGAGACCGCCGTCCAGATCTCCAACAGCCCGGGCCAGCCCCTCAAGACGGGCTCCATGGGCCGCCCCAGCCCCGGCTACCGCGTCGCCCTCCTCGACCCGGTCTCCGGCGCGCCCGCCGCCGAGGGCGAGATCGCGCTCGACCTGTCCGACCGTCCGGTGGGCCTGATGACCGGCTACCACGGCGACCCCGACCGCACCGCGGAGGCCATGGCCGGCGGCTACTACCGGACGGGCGACATCGGCGCGCGGGACGAAGACGGATACATCACGTACATCGGGCGCGCGGACGACGTCTTCAAGGCGAGCGACTACAAGATCAGTCCGTTCGAGCTGGAGAGCGCCCTGCTGGAGCACGAGGCGGTCGCCGAGGCGGCCGTGGTGCCCGCTCCGGACGCGCTGCGCCTGGCCGTGCCCAAGGCGTACATCGTGCTCGCGGAGGGCAGGCGGCCCGGCCCGGACACCGCGAAGGAACTCTTCGAGCACTCCCGCAAGGTGCTCGTCCCCTACCAGCGGATCCGCAGGCTGGAGTTCGGCGAACTGCCCAAGACCGTCTCCGGCAAGATCCGCCGCATCGAGCTGCGCGAGGCCACGGCGGCGGGCTCCGATGCCGAGTACCGCGAGGAGGACTTCCGGTGA